agaggaggcGCCTGGAAGGGACAGCGGGGTCTGTGCCTGCAGCTTCAGCCCGACCCAACCCGCCAGGCCGGCCCCCTCATGCCCTGCTTCAGCGAACACTCCCGGGGCactgactgtgtgccaggcaccattcgcAGCGCTTTACCCATGAACCCATTTGATCTGGTCTTTCAAACAAGCCTGTAAAGTGGGCGTGGTATCATCCCCACTTGACAGAGGAGGAAAACCAGGCAGTGAGAGGTTACAGGACTCGCCCAAGGTCGCACAGCtagtaggtggcagagctggaattagAACCCGGGTGGTCTGGACCCAGAGGTCAGACTCCTAACCATTCCACCCCTTTcccacctgccctccaccccaagGCCTGACTCAGGGCTGGTGGCCATGCTCACCGCTCCAGCTCGTGGACCTGCTGGGCCAGGATGTGCTGCTCATCCCGGGCCAGGTCCCGGCTACTCTGCAGCTGGCTCTTTTCTTTCCTGGGAAGAATAGGCCCCGGGACGGGGACAGGAAGCAGGGCTGGTGGGGGTgtcacccagcccccccccaTTGCAGTGCAGTGCAAACCCCAGCAGGCGGGTGGAGCCAGAGGGAGTGAGGGACCGGGGAGGGAGGCAGTTTGGCAGAAGCGGCCCGGCAGTGAGAGGCGGGCACTGAGTCCCCTGGCCAGGCCCTACCTGAGCCTCTCATTCTCCAGCATGAACTCCTGGAGCATCCCGTAGAGGTTCCGCTGGGCCCAAGCCACTCGGGTACCACTGAGTCCAGAGACTGCAGGGAAAGGGGCGACGGCCGGATCCCGAGGGGCGCAGGCCCTCTCCACAtcccacctcacccccagggaGCTCATACCCTTGGGGTCCATCCGGCCCAGTTGGGACCGAAGGAGATGGTTCTCCTCCCGGAGCTGTGCTATCTCAGTCTCCAAACGCTGGGGCTGCTTTGCCATAGGGGACTGCAGGGAAAGAGCCCAGCACTGCCGTTTGTGGCTGTGCAAGTCACGCACTGCACGAGGACCTccgggagtggggagagaggggacccCACAACCGGCCCTTGCTTCACCCACCAGTCTTGCACCCTGGCACAAGGCTACATCCACCTGGAGGGGGCACCTTGTCCTAATGGCATCAAAGTACCTATGGCCTCGGCTGCACGACCGCAGGGCCCTCTGTGAGCTGGACCCTGCTCCAAGTCCAACCCAAAACTCCGTTCTGTTTGAACCTTGGTTCAGGTCCTGACCCCAAACAAAACTCCACATCAGACCCCTACTTGTCTCAAACTTAATCGCAATACCCACTGGGATCCAGACTAGACCCTGAATCATATCCCAAATCAGACTTCAACCTTAGACCTGCCATAACCCTGACCATGACCCTGACCCCACCCCATCATCAGGACTTCAACTCTACTCCTAACTCTGACTCAGTCCCAGCCATTACACCAACTCAGGCTCCAACTACTGCCTGTCCCCAGCCATCGTCCCCGCCGTCCCCCTGCCCGTGTCTCCCTCCATTCACCTTGGGGGCCTGCGGCTGCGTGGTGACCCGCTGAGCTCGGCTGGCATATCGCAGGGTGCTGAGAGTCTCAGGAAGGCACTGGGCTGAGGGGGACACGCAGGCCACCTGGGAGGAGGCCCCTGAGTGTTCCTCTCTGGGAGCCCGTCCCTCAGGCCCCGCTCTTCCCTGCTGGCCCCCCCGCCCCGTACCATGAGGGTGACCCCGTGCCCCCCCAGCGAGTCTGCCAGCAGCTTGGTGAGCTTGCTGTCTCGAAACGGAATGTGGCTTTGCTTCCGCCGTGGGTCCAGCAGCAGGGAGATGCAGTGACCTAGGTGGGGAGAGTGAGGCCCAGCCAGGTTACACCCGAAGGCCATGCAGCTGGTCCATGTAGAGCAGGAACCTCTGCCCACACCTCCAGTGCCCAAAAAGGGACCTGGCACTGGGCAGGGGCTCAGAAAGTGTCTGACAGATGGACTGAATGGAGAGGAGCTCCCAGAGCATCTTCCCACGCATGccctctggggaggaggagggaagacagGGCAGGTCCCCGCCCCTCAGCCTGCCCAATGCACAAGGTGCAGGCTGAGTGTCTGGTGGCCCATACTCTGCACCTGACTGAGTCTACTTCCCAGGTTAGAATGTAGCTGCATTCTCACAGAATAAAGTTTATGAGGTGTCTAGATTCATCAACAGGGTTCTGAGAGTGGAGGCACAGGTCAACAGCAAGCTGAGGCCAGAAGGAGGCCTGTGGCTCCTGGCTCTCAGCTCTTTACACACTATATCCCCTGTGGTTCCACCACTGCTCTTACTGCCCTTCCCCTTCGTGGACAGCTGCAGGCCAGGCAAGAGGAGGGACTCAGAGCCGGGCCCCGGGGCTCACCCAGGGCCAGCAGGCTGCGGTTGATGCTGTTGGCCTCCAGCATCAGCTCCCCACGGGATCCTGTGGCCGCCACCTTCTCACTGCCGGCCAGGTCTACAAAGCACAGCTTCCCACCGGTGGGGGGTTCCCCGGGATCCACAGGAGGCACCTGCTGGGACTGGGGGGGTCAGGGCTTGATAGGGACATGGTTTCTACAGTGACCTCCTGTGCACGCCCAGGTTGTTTACACACCGGAGGCGGACCCTTGCTGCGTGGCCCCGGGCcggctccctccccaggctggggcactcacAGTCTGGCGGCCGACATAGAGCGTCAGCAGGGCATGGCTTCGGCTGGAGGCCTGGTTCAGGGTGTGAGCTGAGCTCCTTCGACGGCTAAGACCTGGAGGGGAAGAGCATCAGGAGCTGGACCTGGTAGGAAGAGCAGGTGGTCACCAATGACGGACAAGGAGCAGAGGTGTCCTGGCGAGGGAGGGcccagcctgtgcaaaggcccagtGGCAGGAAAGGAGGATGAGGGGATGTGGGGTCCGGCTCTGGCACGAACAGGcgagaaggggacagagagaacTGAGTGGAAGAATGTCTGATTCACGTTTGATCGATACCCCTCGTATTGCtgtgtggagaaagagagagggagcagagaggtcAGCGGGCAGGAcgctgggctgggcaggagccCAGACTCTCAGTATCCCCAGTGCCTGTCCCAGGGTGGGTGCTCAGTAAGCACTGGATGGACGGGTAGGACTGGAACAGAGGGGCCGAGAGGCTAGACTAGGAGTTATGACCTTGGCCTTAAGGACATTGGAAGAGTCTGGGGGGTATGTGCTTTGCCACGTGGAAGAGCGCAGATGGGAAGCAGGGGGCCTTGAGGTGGCGAGGCCTCTCtatggagcaaaaaaaaaaagctttttttaaaaggcctgCCTGAGGCAGACGTGCTGGGCTGGAAAGAGAGGCGGGCCCAGAAAGAGTGTGGGAGGCAGCAGTGGCAGGTCAGGGGGGCGTCGGTGCACAGTGTCTGAGTTGTTGTTTTGCTGGCCCTCGCCTCGCACGAGGGTCACCTCtgaccacccccagccccagccaggggcccCGCGTGCATTCAGTGAAACACAGAGGGATGGGCTTCCTGGGACCCCAAAGCTCCCCTGAAGTGGCACGCACCCATCTGCAGAAGTTCCATCAGGGTCCCCAGACTCCCAAACTCCACCACCCGCAGCTGCTCCACATAGAAGCCCCGGGTCTTGTTCCAGCGAacggggaggggccggggagacCCCGGGCTCAGCAAGTCCCGGACCTGGGAGATGAGGGTGGAGGGTCAGGAAAGGGGACCCACCCCCAGACCTTACCGACAGcagtcccccccgccccacctatTCTGCCCCTTGGCCCAAGCTCCTTGGGAAGCAAGGCTTCCGTTCAGTTGCACGATTTCTGTTCGTGTCAGTCCCCCACCTGCTCACTGCAGATCCCACCTGCTCATTGTAGATCTCCAGGTAGGAGGCCCGCAGGGTGACAGGCGCACCCAGGTGCTGCACGTGGTCTAACAGCCAGGCGAAGGTCCTCTGCATGatgccagccaggctgggggGTATGGGCACCCCCTCTTCCTGGGGGCAGAAACATTACCACAGCAATAACTACCCTTCCTAGCACCCCCAGTTACTATGCCCCAGAAACAATGCCAAGTTCCCATATAACATCTCACTGAATTCTCACAGTCACTTCCATGTTACAGACGACGACTCGGAGAGCTAGTCAGTAAAAGGGACAGCATTTGAACTGCATATTGGCAAGTCTcttcacctccctgggcctcagtttccctgtctgcaaA
This sequence is a window from Phyllostomus discolor isolate MPI-MPIP mPhyDis1 chromosome 3, mPhyDis1.pri.v3, whole genome shotgun sequence. Protein-coding genes within it:
- the KIF12 gene encoding kinesin-like protein KIF12 isoform X1, which produces MEERGSPDGDPARSLEQGPEGPDTPIQVVLRVRPMSAAELRRGEQSVLHCTGAKTLQVSPPGGGPEVAFRFGAVLDGARTQEDVFRACGVRRLGELALRGFSCTVFTFGQTGSGKTYTLTGPPPQEEGVPIPPSLAGIMQRTFAWLLDHVQHLGAPVTLRASYLEIYNEQVRDLLSPGSPRPLPVRWNKTRGFYVEQLRVVEFGSLGTLMELLQMGLSRRRSSAHTLNQASSRSHALLTLYVGRQTQVPPVDPGEPPTGGKLCFVDLAGSEKVAATGSRGELMLEANSINRSLLALGHCISLLLDPRRKQSHIPFRDSKLTKLLADSLGGHGVTLMVACVSPSAQCLPETLSTLRYASRAQRVTTQPQAPKSPMAKQPQRLETEIAQLREENHLLRSQLGRMDPKGMSSLGVRWDVERACAPRDPAVAPFPAVSGLSGTRVAWAQRNLYGMLQEFMLENERLRKEKSQLQSSRDLARDEQHILAQQVHELERRLLSACCLHRPGLGPAPLCPCATGPAPSCHALPPLCACPCCRLCPLCRVPPAHWACPRRELHLPQVFGAKAPDGMTLPARPPPWAPPCSSPGSAKCPRERSHSDWTQTRVLAEILTEEEVVPSAPPLPMGPPRNMSPVLRGGAAVPNLARRLEALRDQISSSLRRGRSQPPSHEGTRSPSRVLPPC
- the KIF12 gene encoding kinesin-like protein KIF12 isoform X2, with product MEERGSPDGDPARSLEQGPEGPDTPIQVVLRVRPMSAAELRRGEQSVLHCTGAKTLQVSPPGGGPEVAFRFGAVLDGARTQEDVFRACGVRRLGELALRGFSCTVFTFGQTGSGKTYTLTGPPPQEEGVPIPPSLAGIMQRTFAWLLDHVQHLGAPVTLRASYLEIYNEQVRDLLSPGSPRPLPVRWNKTRGFYVEQLRVVEFGSLGTLMELLQMGLSRRRSSAHTLNQASSRSHALLTLYVGRQTVPPVDPGEPPTGGKLCFVDLAGSEKVAATGSRGELMLEANSINRSLLALGHCISLLLDPRRKQSHIPFRDSKLTKLLADSLGGHGVTLMVACVSPSAQCLPETLSTLRYASRAQRVTTQPQAPKSPMAKQPQRLETEIAQLREENHLLRSQLGRMDPKGMSSLGVRWDVERACAPRDPAVAPFPAVSGLSGTRVAWAQRNLYGMLQEFMLENERLRKEKSQLQSSRDLARDEQHILAQQVHELERRLLSACCLHRPGLGPAPLCPCATGPAPSCHALPPLCACPCCRLCPLCRVPPAHWACPRRELHLPQVFGAKAPDGMTLPARPPPWAPPCSSPGSAKCPRERSHSDWTQTRVLAEILTEEEVVPSAPPLPMGPPRNMSPVLRGGAAVPNLARRLEALRDQISSSLRRGRSQPPSHEGTRSPSRVLPPC
- the KIF12 gene encoding kinesin-like protein KIF12 isoform X3, whose amino-acid sequence is MQRTFAWLLDHVQHLGAPVTLRASYLEIYNEQVRDLLSPGSPRPLPVRWNKTRGFYVEQLRVVEFGSLGTLMELLQMGLSRRRSSAHTLNQASSRSHALLTLYVGRQTQVPPVDPGEPPTGGKLCFVDLAGSEKVAATGSRGELMLEANSINRSLLALGHCISLLLDPRRKQSHIPFRDSKLTKLLADSLGGHGVTLMVACVSPSAQCLPETLSTLRYASRAQRVTTQPQAPKSPMAKQPQRLETEIAQLREENHLLRSQLGRMDPKGMSSLGVRWDVERACAPRDPAVAPFPAVSGLSGTRVAWAQRNLYGMLQEFMLENERLRKEKSQLQSSRDLARDEQHILAQQVHELERRLLSACCLHRPGLGPAPLCPCATGPAPSCHALPPLCACPCCRLCPLCRVPPAHWACPRRELHLPQVFGAKAPDGMTLPARPPPWAPPCSSPGSAKCPRERSHSDWTQTRVLAEILTEEEVVPSAPPLPMGPPRNMSPVLRGGAAVPNLARRLEALRDQISSSLRRGRSQPPSHEGTRSPSRVLPPC